In Nitrospira sp., one DNA window encodes the following:
- a CDS encoding DegT/DnrJ/EryC1/StrS family aminotransferase, with protein MKDFLPFHRSDVGEEEVSEVLEVLRSGWLTTGPKVREFEREFAAMVGAEHAVAVNSCTAALHLALEAAGVSEGDEVLVPTMTFAATAEVVTYFKARPVLIDCVQDTLNLNTNRLQQAITDKTRAIIPVHFAGHPCDLRPIQMIAKEHGLRVIEDAAHALPARYHGKMIGGISDATCFSFYATKNITTGEGGMVTTNNAEWAARMRMMSLHGLSRDAWNRYSAQGSWYYEILSPGFKYNLTDIAAALGLAQMKKCERFWKGRERYAALYQEGFQDLPEVLCPPTASHVQHAWHLYVIQLNLDRLRIGRDEFISQLQQAGVGCSVHFIPLHLHPYHRDRGGYRPEDFPVASMVFQRIVSLPLYSKMTEDEINRVIETVRDLVRRNRR; from the coding sequence ATGAAAGACTTTTTGCCTTTTCATAGGTCTGATGTTGGGGAGGAAGAGGTGTCAGAAGTGCTGGAGGTTCTCCGCTCTGGTTGGTTGACAACGGGTCCCAAGGTGAGGGAATTTGAGCGTGAATTTGCCGCAATGGTTGGGGCCGAACACGCAGTCGCGGTTAATTCCTGTACGGCCGCCCTCCATCTTGCCCTTGAAGCGGCCGGTGTGAGTGAAGGGGATGAAGTACTGGTTCCGACGATGACCTTTGCCGCGACGGCGGAGGTCGTCACATATTTCAAGGCACGACCAGTTCTGATCGATTGCGTGCAAGACACACTGAATCTGAATACGAATCGTCTCCAACAAGCCATCACCGACAAAACGAGAGCGATCATACCCGTCCACTTTGCCGGGCATCCGTGCGACCTACGACCCATTCAGATGATCGCAAAGGAGCATGGCCTTCGCGTGATCGAAGACGCGGCGCATGCCTTACCCGCGCGATACCACGGCAAAATGATCGGCGGAATCTCTGATGCCACTTGTTTTTCGTTCTACGCGACCAAGAATATCACCACCGGCGAAGGCGGTATGGTTACCACTAATAACGCCGAGTGGGCTGCTCGTATGAGGATGATGAGTTTGCACGGTCTCAGCCGGGATGCTTGGAATCGCTACTCTGCGCAAGGTTCGTGGTACTACGAAATCCTCTCGCCCGGTTTTAAGTACAACCTGACCGATATTGCTGCGGCGCTTGGTTTGGCGCAAATGAAGAAGTGCGAACGATTTTGGAAAGGGCGTGAACGGTACGCAGCTTTGTATCAGGAAGGTTTCCAAGATCTTCCTGAGGTCCTGTGCCCTCCAACTGCTTCTCATGTTCAGCACGCATGGCATCTGTATGTCATTCAATTGAATTTGGATCGTTTGCGGATCGGTCGCGATGAATTCATCAGCCAACTGCAGCAAGCCGGCGTCGGATGCAGTGTACACTTCATCCCTCTCCACCTACATCCGTATCATCGGGACAGGGGAGGCTACCGACCTGAAGATTTCCCCGTTGCGAGTATGGTGTTCCAACGAATCGTTTCATTGCCGTTGTACTCCAAGATGACGGAGGATGAGATCAATCGTGTCATTGAAACTGTTCGGGACCTTGTCAGGAGGAACCGACGGTGA